The following proteins are encoded in a genomic region of Phycisphaera sp.:
- a CDS encoding beta-ketoacyl-[acyl-carrier-protein] synthase family protein — MHGGRRVVVTGMGWVTPVGCGLEGAWEAMMSGKSAAGPVEQFDAGGFATSFAAEVRSFDLRDSLGPLAGSHSSAGRATKFALAAGARAWELAGLGAGGVVPERAGLYLGAGESSPDSEVFGRLCIGAWDADARGLDDRRWAEGAGALGLLREVEQEPQMALAHLAAALGLRGPSMNCMTACAASTQAIGEAAEVIARGDADVMVSGGCHSMIHPLGMTGFVRLTAMSTRGDDPTGASRPFDRTRDGFVMGEGAGMLVLEDLDHALARGATPLVEIAGYGSSADAYRITDIDPEGEGAWRAMAQALEQAGIDPAALGEDGRPGVHYISAHGTGTRENDGIETRAVKRVFGEHAPHVPMSSVKSMLGHLIQAAGAVELIACIRSMQTGWLPPTINYQQPDEACDLDYVPNVARDVRDAGGVGVCLSNSFGFGGQNDSVVVRRWNP; from the coding sequence ATGCACGGCGGGCGACGGGTTGTAGTCACGGGGATGGGGTGGGTGACACCTGTTGGTTGCGGCTTGGAAGGTGCGTGGGAGGCCATGATGAGCGGCAAGAGCGCCGCTGGCCCGGTAGAACAGTTCGACGCGGGCGGCTTCGCCACGAGCTTCGCGGCCGAGGTGCGTAGTTTTGACCTTCGGGATTCCCTTGGTCCGTTGGCCGGCTCGCATTCGTCGGCTGGGCGAGCGACCAAGTTCGCCTTGGCCGCCGGGGCCCGAGCCTGGGAACTGGCCGGGCTGGGGGCCGGTGGAGTCGTGCCGGAGCGGGCGGGGTTGTATCTCGGGGCCGGAGAGAGCAGCCCGGACAGCGAGGTGTTTGGGCGGCTGTGCATCGGGGCTTGGGACGCCGACGCCCGGGGCCTCGATGATCGGCGGTGGGCCGAGGGGGCCGGGGCGCTGGGCCTGCTGCGCGAGGTGGAGCAGGAGCCGCAGATGGCCTTGGCCCACCTTGCGGCGGCGCTGGGCCTGCGTGGTCCCTCGATGAATTGCATGACGGCTTGTGCGGCGAGCACGCAAGCGATCGGAGAGGCCGCCGAGGTGATCGCACGCGGTGATGCCGACGTGATGGTCAGCGGCGGCTGCCACTCGATGATCCACCCCCTGGGCATGACCGGGTTCGTGCGGCTCACCGCGATGAGCACCAGGGGAGATGATCCCACTGGCGCGTCGCGGCCGTTTGATCGCACGCGCGACGGGTTCGTGATGGGCGAGGGCGCTGGGATGCTGGTGCTCGAGGACCTCGACCACGCGCTGGCGCGAGGGGCAACACCATTGGTGGAGATCGCGGGGTACGGCTCTTCGGCCGACGCGTATCGCATCACCGACATCGACCCCGAGGGCGAGGGCGCGTGGCGGGCGATGGCCCAGGCGTTAGAACAGGCTGGGATTGATCCCGCCGCACTTGGCGAGGATGGGAGGCCCGGCGTGCATTACATCTCGGCGCATGGCACGGGCACGCGCGAGAACGACGGCATCGAGACACGCGCCGTGAAGCGAGTGTTCGGCGAGCATGCGCCGCACGTGCCGATGAGCAGCGTGAAGAGCATGCTGGGGCATCTCATCCAAGCCGCGGGTGCGGTGGAGCTCATCGCCTGTATCCGATCGATGCAAACGGGGTGGCTGCCGCCAACGATCAATTATCAGCAGCCGGATGAGGCGTGCGACCTGGACTACGTGCCCAATGTTGCACGCGACGTGCGCGACGCGGGCGGCGTAGGTGTGTGCCTGTCGAACAGCTTCGGGTTTGGTGGGCAGAACGATTCGGTGGTGGTGCGCCGCTGGAACCCGTGA
- a CDS encoding class I SAM-dependent methyltransferase codes for MPSLEANKNKWASHDWSRGGDEWSTLAGGSARWWHGILLPRLLPILAALPPNPHVLEIAPGYGRWTQYLLRHAGTLTALDIDRGCLDACRKRFGGAVHLVLGDGFTLGGATERINGPIDFCFSYDSLVHAEIDAMGSYVRELSRVLRPGGYAFLHHSNLAGCDAPKGTPTHWRAPSVDAKAIRERGLACNLEVPLQELCTKGGPKDRALIDCITVLHKPGSGQPGTHTNVIDSPEFWRQIQLLGALAKPYDNVVRHP; via the coding sequence ATGCCCTCGCTCGAAGCGAACAAGAACAAGTGGGCCTCGCACGATTGGAGCCGCGGGGGCGACGAATGGTCCACGCTCGCCGGCGGTAGTGCGCGGTGGTGGCACGGCATCCTCTTGCCACGCCTCTTGCCCATCCTCGCGGCGCTCCCACCCAACCCGCACGTTCTCGAGATCGCCCCGGGCTACGGCCGCTGGACGCAGTACTTGCTGCGGCACGCCGGCACGCTGACCGCGCTCGACATCGACCGGGGTTGCCTCGACGCGTGCCGCAAGCGGTTTGGTGGCGCGGTACACCTCGTGCTGGGCGATGGCTTCACCCTCGGCGGGGCAACAGAGCGCATCAACGGTCCGATCGACTTCTGCTTCAGCTACGACAGCCTGGTCCACGCCGAGATCGACGCGATGGGCTCGTACGTGCGTGAGCTCTCTCGCGTGCTGCGCCCGGGCGGCTACGCCTTCTTGCACCACAGCAACCTGGCCGGTTGCGACGCGCCGAAGGGCACGCCCACCCACTGGCGCGCACCCAGCGTCGACGCGAAGGCCATCCGCGAGCGCGGGCTCGCCTGCAACCTCGAAGTCCCATTGCAAGAACTCTGCACCAAGGGCGGCCCCAAGGACCGTGCGCTGATCGATTGCATCACGGTGCTGCACAAGCCGGGCAGCGGCCAGCCGGGCACACACACGAACGTGATCGACAGCCCGGAGTTCTGGCGGCAGATCCAATTGCTGGGCGCGCTCGCGAAACCATACGACAACGTGGTGCGACACCCGTAA
- the lpdA gene encoding dihydrolipoyl dehydrogenase: MADKHFDVVVIGSGPGGYVGAIRAAQLGYKTACVERAKLGGVCLNWGCIPSKALLSNAELMDKLAEKEEWGLKINGKIDFDWSKVIGRSRDVADKLNKGVGFLFKKNKVEHIEASAKIVSPAKGQGKNRTPAKIEIYDCKVEEERTDAPATPAAKPRETITADKVIIATGSVARDLPFAKFGSSPNIWGAREAMFNKGFPKSLIVVGSGAIGMEFGYFYHAYGTKVTVVEMLDRILPVEDDDVSQAMLRYYKKAGIDFKLGMVGTNVDAKGKGVKVTIAPMKDGKPDESKKETLEADKLLLAIGVKGRFDGLFDDKLGLETVKDHIKTDYDPANLGEQRIDYKTNLEGVYAIGDVIGPPWLAHVAGEEAVLCIERIAWKEGKLDHEPIPMDYSIIPGCTYCHPQVAAVGYTERALKEKGLKAGEDYQVGKFPFSALGKAIATRHTDGFCKIIRGLPRGEILGAHIMGDQATELIAELSLARRLEATSEELIATVHAHPTMHESVHEAALGSEGRMINA; this comes from the coding sequence GTGGCCGACAAGCACTTCGACGTCGTCGTCATCGGTTCGGGCCCCGGCGGATACGTCGGCGCCATCCGCGCCGCCCAACTGGGCTACAAGACCGCCTGCGTCGAGCGGGCCAAGCTCGGCGGCGTCTGCCTCAACTGGGGCTGCATCCCCTCAAAAGCCCTCCTCTCCAATGCCGAGCTCATGGACAAGCTCGCCGAGAAAGAGGAATGGGGCCTCAAGATCAACGGCAAGATCGACTTCGACTGGTCCAAGGTCATCGGCCGCAGCCGGGACGTGGCCGACAAGCTGAACAAGGGCGTGGGCTTCCTGTTCAAGAAGAACAAGGTCGAGCACATCGAGGCCAGCGCCAAGATCGTGTCCCCGGCCAAGGGCCAAGGGAAGAACAGAACACCCGCCAAGATCGAGATCTACGACTGCAAGGTGGAGGAGGAGCGCACCGACGCGCCCGCCACCCCGGCCGCCAAGCCGCGTGAGACCATCACCGCCGACAAGGTCATCATCGCCACCGGCTCGGTCGCGCGAGACCTGCCCTTCGCCAAGTTCGGTTCGTCGCCCAACATCTGGGGCGCCCGCGAGGCCATGTTCAACAAGGGCTTCCCCAAGAGCCTCATCGTCGTCGGCTCGGGCGCCATCGGCATGGAGTTCGGCTATTTCTACCACGCCTACGGCACCAAGGTCACCGTCGTTGAGATGCTCGACCGCATCCTGCCGGTCGAGGATGACGACGTGAGCCAGGCCATGCTCCGCTACTACAAGAAGGCCGGCATCGACTTCAAGCTCGGCATGGTCGGCACCAACGTCGACGCCAAGGGCAAGGGCGTGAAGGTGACGATCGCTCCTATGAAGGACGGCAAGCCCGATGAGAGCAAGAAGGAGACCCTCGAGGCCGACAAGCTGCTGCTGGCCATCGGCGTCAAGGGCCGCTTCGACGGCTTGTTCGACGACAAGCTCGGGCTCGAGACCGTCAAGGACCACATCAAGACCGACTACGACCCCGCCAACCTAGGCGAGCAGCGCATCGACTACAAGACCAACCTCGAAGGCGTCTACGCCATCGGCGACGTCATCGGCCCGCCCTGGCTCGCGCACGTCGCGGGCGAGGAAGCCGTGTTGTGCATCGAGCGCATCGCGTGGAAGGAGGGCAAGCTCGACCACGAGCCCATCCCGATGGACTACTCGATCATCCCCGGCTGCACCTACTGCCACCCGCAGGTGGCGGCCGTCGGGTACACCGAGCGCGCCCTGAAAGAAAAAGGCCTCAAGGCGGGCGAGGACTACCAGGTCGGCAAGTTCCCCTTCAGCGCCCTGGGCAAGGCCATCGCGACCCGCCACACCGACGGCTTCTGCAAGATCATCCGAGGTTTGCCCAGAGGCGAGATCCTGGGCGCGCACATCATGGGCGACCAGGCGACCGAATTGATCGCAGAACTCTCCCTCGCGCGCCGATTGGAAGCCACGAGCGAGGAACTCATCGCCACCGTCCACGCCCACCCGACCATGCACGAGAGCGTGCACGAGGCGGCCCTGGGCAGCGAAGGCCGCATGATCAACGCCTGA
- a CDS encoding PEP-CTERM sorting domain-containing protein — protein sequence MRKTVLLGAVLALAGTASAQSEVIDVSVENFGNDPEVVLDTTFDLPAIASIDMVSIDLAHSWGSDIEFILTSPAGDIFTLTDDNGSGVLLGDGGSLLAGTARYDFVSAAGNGNWNDFAFGDTAPAGTYDADSWNDGPFAAGTWGIFLADDAGGDDGAAGRIVVEYTIPAPASLALLGLGGLAAARRRR from the coding sequence ATGCGTAAGACCGTACTTTTGGGGGCCGTTCTGGCCCTGGCTGGCACCGCCTCGGCTCAGAGCGAGGTGATCGACGTGAGCGTTGAGAACTTCGGCAATGATCCCGAGGTCGTGCTCGACACCACCTTCGACCTGCCCGCGATCGCTTCGATCGACATGGTCTCGATCGACCTGGCCCACTCGTGGGGCTCGGACATCGAGTTCATCCTGACCAGCCCCGCTGGCGACATCTTCACGCTCACCGACGACAACGGCAGCGGCGTGCTGCTGGGCGACGGCGGCTCGCTGCTGGCCGGCACCGCACGCTACGACTTCGTCTCGGCCGCCGGGAACGGCAACTGGAACGACTTCGCCTTTGGCGACACCGCTCCGGCCGGCACTTACGACGCCGACTCCTGGAACGATGGCCCCTTCGCCGCCGGCACATGGGGCATCTTCCTGGCCGACGACGCTGGTGGCGATGATGGTGCCGCAGGCCGCATTGTGGTCGAGTACACCATCCCGGCCCCGGCCTCGCTGGCCCTGCTGGGCCTTGGTGGCCTGGCCGCCGCCCGTCGCCGTCGCTAA
- a CDS encoding ABC transporter permease subunit, with protein sequence MPVFIRWLLALGPANPIAVRLVQNGSRRSRHMYIRAAYLALLVLVMLWALLVKTSSSGGATSFRDLSEAGASTFTYVAYLQILLICVLSPVFMAGAIAQEASPRTWEVLLTTPLGRLQIVLGNLLGRLFFVLALLFASLPLFALTQYFGGVPGTSIFASYLVAAAAALLVGAIAIALAVSRVAGRRAVFTFYVAVVTYLGITYGLDEWLSRRGLGAGPSNDGVTWLTGVNPFLALDALLNPTTYPSADSGSRSGLAAFMLERPVRAWILLASGLSLALISASTLTVRTGGLAKRTVERRKLPWYRKMLGLSAGAVDEDGQAFRPPRNVWHNPIAWREAAARNATLARILARWAFIVFGIALAIVLVLAYDTSAITATDYRLAILVIVLVELAVTTLVAINMSATAISREREDGTLDLLLTTPVTPGEYLGGKLRGLIAYLLPMIAVPVVTMLLAGIHAAVGGLSQPDNAQVPAGPAVGNVMIPVVLPEAGLVLALSAAPFMALCVMIGLHWSLKSKGAIASVVGAVIVAAIVAAVVGGCGFNAGRSIPAVGPALLGLSPFAAGLAMVEPVDAMYETVTQGGGGSLLTARVALLIGAAASAGVHLAAVWALHSQMVRRFDMTVRKLSGTS encoded by the coding sequence ATGCCCGTTTTCATCCGCTGGCTGCTGGCTCTGGGCCCGGCCAACCCCATCGCCGTGCGGCTCGTGCAGAACGGCTCCCGCCGGAGCCGCCACATGTACATCCGGGCGGCTTACCTGGCCCTGCTGGTGCTGGTCATGCTCTGGGCCCTGCTGGTCAAGACGAGCAGCAGCGGGGGGGCCACGTCGTTCCGCGACCTGTCGGAGGCCGGGGCCAGCACCTTCACGTACGTCGCCTACCTCCAGATCCTGCTGATCTGCGTGCTCAGCCCGGTGTTCATGGCCGGCGCGATCGCGCAAGAGGCAAGCCCGAGAACGTGGGAGGTCCTGCTCACCACGCCGCTGGGACGCTTGCAGATCGTGCTGGGGAACCTACTCGGCCGGCTTTTCTTCGTGCTCGCGTTGCTGTTCGCCAGCCTGCCGCTGTTCGCGCTCACGCAATACTTCGGTGGCGTGCCGGGCACGAGCATCTTCGCGAGCTATCTCGTGGCCGCGGCGGCCGCCTTGCTCGTGGGCGCGATCGCGATCGCCCTGGCGGTAAGCCGTGTGGCTGGCCGCCGCGCGGTGTTCACGTTCTATGTTGCCGTGGTGACATACTTAGGCATCACGTATGGCCTCGATGAGTGGCTGAGCAGGCGCGGCCTCGGCGCTGGCCCGAGCAACGATGGCGTCACCTGGCTCACCGGCGTGAATCCATTCCTGGCCCTCGACGCGTTGCTGAACCCCACGACCTATCCGAGCGCGGACAGTGGGAGCCGATCCGGGTTGGCCGCCTTCATGCTCGAGCGACCGGTCCGGGCGTGGATCCTGCTGGCCTCGGGCCTCAGCCTGGCACTGATCTCCGCGTCCACCCTAACGGTGCGCACCGGCGGCCTCGCGAAGCGCACGGTCGAGCGCCGAAAGCTCCCCTGGTATCGCAAGATGCTGGGCCTGAGCGCCGGGGCCGTCGACGAGGACGGTCAGGCCTTCCGCCCGCCGCGCAACGTGTGGCACAACCCCATCGCCTGGCGCGAGGCCGCCGCCCGGAACGCCACGCTCGCGCGCATCTTGGCGCGTTGGGCGTTCATCGTTTTCGGCATCGCGCTGGCCATCGTGCTGGTGCTCGCGTACGACACCTCGGCCATCACCGCCACCGACTACCGCCTGGCGATCCTCGTGATCGTGCTGGTCGAATTGGCCGTGACGACGCTGGTGGCCATCAACATGTCGGCGACCGCGATCAGCCGCGAGCGCGAGGACGGCACGCTCGATTTGTTACTCACCACGCCCGTCACGCCCGGCGAGTACCTGGGCGGCAAGCTGCGCGGCCTGATCGCCTACCTCCTACCCATGATCGCCGTCCCGGTGGTCACCATGCTGCTGGCCGGCATCCACGCGGCGGTGGGGGGGCTCAGCCAGCCAGACAACGCGCAGGTTCCCGCCGGCCCGGCCGTCGGAAATGTCATGATCCCCGTCGTGCTGCCCGAGGCCGGGCTCGTGCTGGCGCTCAGCGCCGCGCCGTTCATGGCGCTGTGCGTCATGATCGGCCTGCACTGGTCGCTCAAGAGCAAAGGTGCAATCGCGTCGGTGGTGGGGGCGGTCATCGTCGCGGCCATCGTCGCCGCGGTGGTGGGTGGGTGCGGGTTCAACGCGGGGCGGTCGATCCCCGCTGTCGGGCCGGCGTTGCTCGGGCTCTCGCCGTTTGCCGCGGGGCTCGCGATGGTCGAGCCGGTGGACGCGATGTACGAGACGGTGACCCAGGGCGGTGGCGGCTCGCTGCTGACCGCCCGCGTGGCGCTGCTCATCGGCGCGGCCGCCAGCGCGGGCGTCCACCTGGCCGCGGTCTGGGCGTTGCACAGCCAGATGGTCCGCCGCTTCGACATGACCGTGCGCAAGCTCTCGGGTACGAGCTAG
- a CDS encoding glycine--tRNA ligase, with protein sequence MSEAVADGASSVQGKSMEELVSLCKRRGFIFPASEIYGGLNGFWDYGPLGVQLKKNLADRWWRDMTLTPPLREGKPVSIVGVDSSIIQNPRVWEASGHVGGFSDPMVDCTETKFRYRADHLICIGEKGDTSGQIYVHIEDDDETYAAARKKLDKYKKRSLGDDEIDTCPFVSLGADERAISVGPHAKTPGTLTEPRAFNLMFQTYVGATASEDDKAYLRPETAQGIFLNFANIVDTTRVRVPFGIAQVGKAFRNEVTPRNFIFRSREFEQMEMEFFCHKDEAQQWLDYWVEERKRWWNSVGLSDENMIVRKHDDDELAHYSKNGAGTYDIEYRWPFTHPGFGELEGVAHRSNYDLSQHKEHSGKKLDYFDQERNERYLPDVIEPAAGLTRGVLALLCEAFTPDDSRASKVVMKFKPSMAPIKAAVYPLVNKDGMPEVAETLVRELRGRFGHMGLIEYDPKQSIGKRYARMDEAGCPVCFTIDGDTMTDQTVTFRDRDTLAQDRIAIDKVGDWLAEKLEA encoded by the coding sequence ATGAGCGAAGCGGTGGCGGACGGGGCCAGTTCGGTCCAAGGCAAGTCGATGGAAGAACTGGTGAGCCTGTGCAAGCGGCGCGGGTTCATCTTTCCGGCTAGCGAGATCTACGGCGGGCTGAACGGCTTCTGGGACTATGGCCCGCTGGGCGTGCAACTCAAGAAGAACCTGGCCGACCGCTGGTGGCGCGACATGACGCTGACGCCGCCGCTGCGCGAAGGCAAGCCGGTGTCGATCGTGGGCGTGGATTCGAGCATTATTCAGAATCCAAGGGTGTGGGAGGCGAGTGGGCACGTTGGTGGGTTTAGCGACCCAATGGTGGATTGCACCGAGACCAAGTTCCGCTATCGGGCCGATCATCTGATTTGCATCGGCGAGAAGGGCGACACGTCGGGGCAGATCTATGTCCACATCGAGGACGACGACGAGACCTACGCCGCGGCGCGCAAGAAGCTGGACAAGTACAAGAAGCGGTCGCTCGGCGATGACGAGATCGATACGTGCCCGTTCGTGTCGCTTGGCGCTGATGAGCGGGCGATTTCGGTTGGCCCGCACGCCAAGACACCGGGCACGCTGACCGAGCCGCGTGCGTTCAACCTGATGTTCCAGACCTACGTCGGCGCCACCGCCAGCGAGGACGACAAGGCCTACCTCCGCCCCGAGACCGCCCAGGGCATCTTCCTGAACTTCGCGAACATCGTGGATACCACGCGGGTGCGCGTGCCCTTCGGCATCGCGCAGGTGGGCAAGGCGTTCCGCAATGAAGTGACGCCGCGGAACTTCATCTTCCGGTCTCGCGAGTTCGAGCAGATGGAGATGGAGTTCTTCTGCCACAAGGACGAGGCGCAGCAGTGGCTCGACTATTGGGTCGAAGAGCGCAAGCGGTGGTGGAACAGCGTTGGTTTGAGCGACGAGAACATGATCGTCCGCAAGCATGATGACGACGAATTGGCGCATTACTCCAAGAACGGCGCGGGCACGTACGACATCGAGTATCGCTGGCCGTTCACGCACCCGGGCTTTGGCGAGCTCGAGGGCGTGGCGCACCGGAGCAACTACGACCTCTCGCAGCACAAGGAGCACTCGGGCAAGAAGTTGGACTACTTCGACCAGGAACGCAACGAGCGGTACCTGCCCGACGTGATCGAGCCGGCGGCGGGGCTGACGCGGGGCGTTCTCGCGCTGCTGTGCGAGGCGTTCACGCCCGACGACTCACGGGCCAGCAAGGTGGTCATGAAGTTCAAGCCCAGCATGGCGCCGATCAAGGCCGCCGTCTACCCGCTGGTGAACAAGGACGGCATGCCCGAGGTGGCCGAGACGCTGGTGCGCGAGCTGCGTGGACGGTTCGGGCACATGGGGCTGATCGAGTACGACCCCAAGCAGAGCATCGGCAAGCGGTACGCCCGCATGGACGAGGCGGGCTGCCCGGTGTGCTTCACCATCGACGGCGACACGATGACCGACCAGACGGTGACCTTCCGCGATCGCGACACGCTGGCGCAGGATCGGATCGCGATCGACAAGGTTGGGGATTGGCTGGCCGAGAAGCTCGAGGCGTAG
- a CDS encoding DUF5309 domain-containing protein, producing MAFTGKATFSAGDGLPELVEDVSDIIGIVSPFETPLLDHLGDARRAAASTVHEWIEDDLLPNTALVDAQAFSPTALTDTTIDVDDGSRFRVGDLVRPGEGPEVMLVTSIATDTLTVVRGYGSTTPVALAEDMVLTILGNAALEGADAPDARFTNRVRKANYTQIFTSAVEVSGSMQAVRAHGIADELDYQKQERMRELLRDLENCVINGVSPAATQQGSGTVRRSMDGIIHSIATNQFEPGVGAIPGGSGGGSDGLTEEVLNAALREVWDQSAGPIDTIVCGGLQKRRINAFLTSSRRYGPSDDRYSDLVSVYESDFGVCRVVVSRWMPSDSLLLLDSSRIEVMPLEGRSFHYKPLAATGDAAMGQVIGEYTLEMRNENAHGLLSGLATS from the coding sequence ATGGCATTCACTGGTAAGGCAACCTTCTCGGCCGGCGACGGCCTGCCCGAACTGGTCGAGGACGTCTCGGACATCATCGGCATCGTCAGCCCCTTCGAGACCCCCCTGCTCGACCACCTGGGCGATGCGCGACGCGCTGCGGCCAGCACCGTCCACGAGTGGATCGAGGACGACCTGCTGCCCAATACCGCGCTCGTCGATGCGCAGGCCTTCTCGCCCACGGCCCTCACCGATACCACCATCGACGTCGATGATGGCTCGCGCTTCCGCGTCGGCGACCTCGTCCGCCCGGGCGAGGGGCCCGAGGTCATGCTGGTGACCAGCATCGCGACCGATACCCTCACCGTCGTCCGCGGGTATGGCTCGACCACACCGGTCGCCCTGGCCGAAGACATGGTGCTCACCATCCTGGGCAACGCCGCCCTCGAGGGCGCCGACGCGCCCGACGCACGCTTCACCAACCGCGTGCGCAAGGCCAACTACACGCAGATCTTCACCTCCGCGGTGGAGGTCAGCGGGTCGATGCAGGCCGTCCGCGCCCACGGCATCGCCGACGAGCTCGACTACCAGAAGCAGGAGCGCATGCGAGAATTGCTGCGCGACCTGGAAAACTGCGTCATCAACGGCGTCTCACCCGCGGCTACGCAGCAGGGCTCGGGCACCGTCCGCCGCTCGATGGACGGCATCATCCACAGCATCGCCACCAACCAGTTCGAGCCGGGCGTGGGCGCCATCCCCGGCGGATCGGGTGGTGGGTCCGATGGGCTCACCGAGGAAGTCCTCAACGCCGCTCTGCGCGAAGTTTGGGACCAGTCGGCCGGCCCGATCGACACCATCGTGTGCGGCGGCTTGCAGAAGCGCCGCATCAACGCGTTCCTCACGTCCTCGCGCCGCTATGGGCCGAGCGATGATCGCTACAGCGACCTGGTGAGCGTGTACGAGAGCGACTTCGGCGTCTGCCGCGTGGTTGTCTCGCGGTGGATGCCGTCCGACAGCCTGCTGCTGCTGGATTCCAGCCGCATCGAGGTGATGCCGCTCGAAGGGCGCAGCTTCCACTACAAGCCGCTGGCAGCGACTGGTGATGCGGCCATGGGCCAGGTCATCGGCGAGTACACGCTCGAGATGCGCAACGAGAACGCGCACGGCCTGCTGAGCGGCCTGGCCACCAGCTAG